The following coding sequences lie in one Arabidopsis thaliana chromosome 3, partial sequence genomic window:
- a CDS encoding fiber (DUF1218) (Protein of unknown function (DUF1218); FUNCTIONS IN: molecular_function unknown; INVOLVED IN: biological_process unknown; LOCATED IN: plasma membrane; EXPRESSED IN: 22 plant structures; EXPRESSED DURING: 13 growth stages; CONTAINS InterPro DOMAIN/s: Protein of unknown function DUF1218 (InterPro:IPR009606); BEST Arabidopsis thaliana protein match is: Protein of unknown function (DUF1218) (TAIR:AT1G52910.1); Has 522 Blast hits to 522 proteins in 99 species: Archae - 0; Bacteria - 0; Metazoa - 0; Fungi - 0; Plants - 522; Viruses - 0; Other Eukaryotes - 0 (source: NCBI BLink).), producing MASKLVVIIVFILDLIAVGLAIAAEQRRSVGKVETDRDKQYDYCVYGTDIATSYGAGAFVLLFVSQVLIMAASRCFCCGKSLNPGGSRACAIILFLICWVFFLIAEMCLLAASIRNAYHTQYRKMWKVEDPPSCEVIRKGVFAAGAAFTLFTAIVSQFYYVCYSRARDAYQNPSY from the exons ATGGCTTCGAAGCTTGTAGTGATAATTGTGTTTATCCTCGATCTCATCGCCGTTGGGTTAGCCATTGCCGCCGAGCAGAGAAGAAGTGTC GGCAAGGTTGAAACAGACAGAGACAAGCAATATGATTACTGTGTGTATGGTACTGACATTGCTACAAGTTATGGAGCTGGTGcatttgttcttctctttgtaaGCCAAGTCCTTATTATGGCTGCTAGTCGTTGCTTCTGTTGTGGAAAGTCTCTTAACCCTGGCGGTTCAAGAGCTTGTGCCATTATTCTCTTCCTCATTTGCTG GGTGTTTTTCTTGATCGCTGAGATGTGTTTGCTTGCGGCATCAATCAGAAATGCGTACCACACACAGTATAGAAAGATGTGGAAAGTTGAAGATCCACCAAGCTGTGAAGTTATAAGGAAAGGAGTTTTTGCAGCTGGTGCTGCATTCACACTCTTCACCGCCATTGTCTCTCAGTTCTACTACGTTTGCTACTCTCGTGCTAGAGATGCGTACCAGAATCCCTCCTACTAA
- a CDS encoding Regulator of Vps4 activity in the MVB pathway protein (Regulator of Vps4 activity in the MVB pathway protein; CONTAINS InterPro DOMAIN/s: Protein of unknown function DUF292, eukaryotic (InterPro:IPR005061); BEST Arabidopsis thaliana protein match is: Regulator of Vps4 activity in the MVB pathway protein (TAIR:AT2G14830.1); Has 332 Blast hits to 332 proteins in 49 species: Archae - 0; Bacteria - 0; Metazoa - 9; Fungi - 35; Plants - 273; Viruses - 0; Other Eukaryotes - 15 (source: NCBI BLink).), with the protein MVRQSRSDIAQLLSYGRYSEALPKAKQFYEDERRLSAYDQVELFCTTILQNISSLKYENNVDLLPEETKKAMAGIIFAASRIGELEDLQHIRSFFVQRFGLKFDKECVDLRQGNVVGFEIVKILNTNMRGDEITHIVRELSHKYKTNITTSTDSISEDLASSDDLGIADSDAMKVEKMKRALRRKKVMKENSKFLHPNLRESQGRDRSFRR; encoded by the exons ATGGTCAGACAATCACGGTCCGATATCGCTCAGCTCCTTTCTTATGGTCGCTATTCAGAAGCTCTTCCTAAG GCGAAGCAATTCTATGAAGATGAGAGAAGGTTATCGGCATATGATCAGGTTGAGCTCTTCTGCACAACCATCTTGCAGAATATATCTTCTTTGAAATATGAAAA CAATGTTGATCTGTTACcggaagaaactaaaaaagcaATGGCCGGAATTATATTTGCTGCATCAAGAATTGGCGAGCTTGAGGATCTTCAACACATAAGGAGCTTCTTCGTTCAAAGATTTGGGCTTAAGTTTGATAAAGAGTGTGTAGATTTGCGCCAAGGAAACGTCGTGGGTTTTGAGATAGTCAAGATTCTAAACACGAATATGCGGGGAGATGAAATTACACATATTGTAAGGGAACTTTCTCATAAGTACAAAACCAACATCACTACTTCTACGGATTCAATAAGTGAAGATTTGGCTTCAAGTGACGATCTCGGCATTGCCGATTCTGATGCGATGAAGgttgagaaaatgaaaagggCTCTTCGGAGAAAGAAAGTTATGAAGGAGAATTCTAAGTTTTTGCATCCAAATCTTAGAGAGTCTCAGGGAAGAGATCGATCATTCAGAAGATAA
- the NAC3 gene encoding NAC domain containing protein 3 (NAC domain containing protein 3 (NAC3); FUNCTIONS IN: sequence-specific DNA binding transcription factor activity; INVOLVED IN: multicellular organismal development, response to water deprivation, hyperosmotic salinity response, response to abscisic acid stimulus, jasmonic acid mediated signaling pathway; LOCATED IN: cellular_component unknown; EXPRESSED IN: 12 plant structures; EXPRESSED DURING: 4 anthesis, C globular stage, petal differentiation and expansion stage; CONTAINS InterPro DOMAIN/s: No apical meristem (NAM) protein (InterPro:IPR003441); BEST Arabidopsis thaliana protein match is: NAC domain containing protein 19 (TAIR:AT1G52890.1); Has 3043 Blast hits to 3035 proteins in 75 species: Archae - 0; Bacteria - 0; Metazoa - 0; Fungi - 0; Plants - 3043; Viruses - 0; Other Eukaryotes - 0 (source: NCBI BLink).), with translation MGLQELDPLAQLSLPPGFRFYPTDEELMVEYLCRKAAGHDFSLQLIAEIDLYKFDPWVLPSKALFGEKEWYFFSPRDRKYPNGSRPNRVAGSGYWKATGTDKVISTEGRRVGIKKALVFYIGKAPKGTKTNWIMHEYRLIEPSRRNGSTKLDDWVLCRIYKKQTSAQKQAYNNLMTSGREYSNNGSSTSSSSHQYDDVLESLHEIDNRSLGFAAGSSNALPHSHRPVLTNHKTGFQGLAREPSFDWANLIGQNSVPELGLSHNVPSIRYGDGGTQQQTEGIPRFNNNSDVSANQGFSVDPVNGFGYSGQQSSGFGFI, from the exons ATGGGTCTCCAAGAGCTTGACCCGTTAGCCCAATTGAGCTTACCGCCGGGTTTTCGGTTTTATCCGACTGACGAAGAGCTGATGGTTGAATATCTCTGTAGAAAAGCCGCCGGTCACGACTTCTCTCTCCAGCTCATAGCTGAAATCGATCTCTACAAGTTTGATCCATGGGTTTTACCAA GTAAGGCGTTATTCGGTGAAAAAGAATGGTATTTTTTCAGCCCGAGGGATAGGAAGTATCCAAACGGGTCAAGACCTAATCGGGTTGCCGGGTCGGGTTATTGGAAAGCCACCGGTACGGATAAAGTTATCTCGACGGAGGGAAGAAGAGTTGGTATCAAGAAAGCTTTGGTGTTTTACATTGGAAAAGCTCCAAAAGGAACCAAAACCAATTGGATTATGCATGAGTACCGTCTCATCGAACCCTCTCGTCGAAATGGAAGCACCAAG CTTGATGATTGGGTTTTATGTCGAATATACAAAAAGCAAACAAGCGCACAAAAACAAGCTTACAATAATCTAATGACGAGTGGTCGTGAATACAGCAACAATGGTTCGTCgacatcttcttcgtctcatCAATACGACGACGTTCTCGAGTCGTTGCATGAGATTGACAACAGAAGTTTGGGGTTTGCCGCCGGTTCATCAAACGCGCTGCCTCATAGTCATAGACCGGTTTTAACCAATCATAAAACCGGGTTTCAGGGTTTAGCCAGGGAGCCAAGTTTTGATTGGGCGAATTTGATTGGACAGAACTCGGTCCCGGAACTCGGACTGAGTCATAACGTTCCGAGTATTCGTTACGGTGACGGTGGAACGCAGCAACAAACTGAGGGGATTCCTCGGTTTAATAATAACTCGGACGTCTCGGCTAATCAGGGTTTTAGTGTTGACCCGGTTAACGGATTTGGGTACTCGGGTCAACAATCTAGTGGGTTCGGGTTTATTTGA
- the NAC2 gene encoding NAC domain containing protein 2 (NAC domain containing protein 2 (NAC2); FUNCTIONS IN: sequence-specific DNA binding transcription factor activity; INVOLVED IN: multicellular organismal development, regulation of transcription; LOCATED IN: cellular_component unknown; EXPRESSED IN: 13 plant structures; EXPRESSED DURING: LP.06 six leaves visible, LP.04 four leaves visible, 4 anthesis, petal differentiation and expansion stage; CONTAINS InterPro DOMAIN/s: No apical meristem (NAM) protein (InterPro:IPR003441); BEST Arabidopsis thaliana protein match is: NAC (No Apical Meristem) domain transcriptional regulator superfamily protein (TAIR:AT1G52880.1); Has 3051 Blast hits to 3043 proteins in 76 species: Archae - 0; Bacteria - 0; Metazoa - 0; Fungi - 2; Plants - 3049; Viruses - 0; Other Eukaryotes - 0 (source: NCBI BLink).), with protein MESTDSSGGPPPPQPNLPPGFRFHPTDEELVVHYLKRKAASAPLPVAIIAEVDLYKFDPWELPAKASFGEQEWYFFSPRDRKYPNGARPNRAATSGYWKATGTDKPVLASDGNQKVGVKKALVFYSGKPPKGVKSDWIMHEYRLIENKPNNRPPGCDFGNKKNSLRLDDWVLCRIYKKNNASRHVDNDKDHDMIDYIFRKIPPSLSMAAASTGLHQHHHNVSRSMNFFPGKFSGGGYGIFSDGGNTSIYDGGGMINNIGTDSVDHDNNADVVGLNHASSSGPMMMANLKRTLPVPYWPVADEEQDASPSKRFHGVGGGGGDCSNMSSSMMEETPPLMQQQGGVLGDGLFRTTSYQLPGLNWYSS; from the exons ATGGAGAGCACCGATTCTTCCGGTGGTCCACCACCGCCACAACCTAACCTTCCTCCAGGCTTCCGGTTTCACCCTACCGACGAAGAGCTTGTTGTTCACTACCTCAAACGCAAAGCAGCCTCTGCTCCTTTACCTGTCGCCATCATCGCCGAAGTCGATCTCTATAAATTTGATCCATGGGAACTTCCCG CTAAAGCATCGTTTGGAGAACAAGAATGGTACTTCTTTAGTCCACGAGATCGGAAGTATCCAAACGGAGCAAGACCAAACAGAGCGGCGACTTCAGGTTATTGGAAAGCGACCGGTACAGATAAACCGGTACTTGCTTCCGACGGTAACCAAAAGGTGGGCGTGAAGAAGGCACTAGTCTTCTACAGTGGTAAACCACCAAAAGGCGTTAAAAGTGATTGGATCATGCATGAGTATCGTCTCATcgaaaacaaaccaaacaatcgACCTCCTGGCTGTGATTTcggcaacaaaaaaaactcactcaGA CTTGATGATTGGGTGTTATGTAGAATCTACAAGAAGAACAACGCAAGTCGACATGTTGATAACGATAAGGATCATGATATGATCGATTACATTTTCAGGAAGATTCCTCCGTCTTTATCAATGGCGGCTGCTTCTACAGGACTTCACCAACATCATCATAATGTCTCAAGATCAATGAATTTCTTCCCTGGCAAATTCTCCGGTGGTGGTTACGGGATTTTCTCTGACGGTGGTAACACGAGTATATACGACGGCGGTGGCATGATCAACAATATTGGTACTGACTCAGTAGATCACGACAATAACGCTGACGTCGTTGGTTTAAATCATGCTTCGTCGTCAGGTCCTATGATGATGGCGAATTTGAAACGAACTCTCCCGGTGCCGTATTGGCCTGTAGCAGATGAGGAGCAAGATGCATCTCCGAGCAAACGGTTTCACGGtgtaggaggaggaggaggagattgtTCGAACATGTCTTCCTCCATGATGGAAGAGACTCCACCATTGATGCAACAACAAGGTGGTGTGTTAGGAGATGGATTATTCAGAACGACATCGTACCAATTACCCGGTTTAAATTGGTACTCTTCTTAA
- a CDS encoding uncharacterized protein (unknown protein; FUNCTIONS IN: molecular_function unknown; INVOLVED IN: biological_process unknown; LOCATED IN: cellular_component unknown; Has 30201 Blast hits to 17322 proteins in 780 species: Archae - 12; Bacteria - 1396; Metazoa - 17338; Fungi - 3422; Plants - 5037; Viruses - 0; Other Eukaryotes - 2996 (source: NCBI BLink).), with protein sequence MQVSRRIPSGEGVEMPGRSETNRIRRRSHGSGLRVRVACTCSGRPGSTKCARHGFVVPSDERLMRKASDGSREVLRRALTPPIRRMNLRWLNFRPTPSRLCKMSSV encoded by the coding sequence ATGCAGGTTTCGAGAAGGATCCCATCTGGTGAAGGCGTAGAGATGCCAGGAAGATCCGAGACCAACCGGATCAGACGGAGGAGCCACGGGTCAGGTCTGAGGGTTCGGGTAGCTTGCACTTGCTCAGGACGGCCTGGTTCAACGAAGTGTGCACGGCACGGGTTTGTGGTGCCAAGCGATGAGAGGCTTATGCGGAAGGCGAGTGACGGAAGCAGAGAGGTGTTGCGAAGAGCTTTGACACCTCCGATCCGGCGGATGAATCTCCGGTGGTTAAATTTCCGGCCAACACCTAGCCGTCTCTGTAAAATGTCTTCTGTTTGA
- a CDS encoding Cyclophilin-like peptidyl-prolyl cis-trans isomerase family protein: MKIIQASLEDISYLLRIPQRKPYGTMESNVKKALKVAIDDKDKILASIPVDLKDKGSELYTTLIDGKGGLQALITSIKKQDPDKVSLGLAASLDTVADLELLQASGLSFLLPQQYLNYPRLAGRGTVEITIEKADGSTFSAEAGGDQRKSATVQIVIDGYSAPLTAGNFAKLVTSGAYDGAKLNTVNQAVITEDGSGKVESVSVPLEVMPSGQFEPLYRTPLSVQDGELPVLPLSVYGAVAMAHSENSEEYSSPYQFFFYLYDKRNSGLGGLSFDEGQFSVFGYTIAGKDILGQIKTGDIIKSAKLIEGQDRLSLPVQNNNINEST, from the exons ATGAAGATAATACAG GCTTCGTTGGAAGATATATCATATCTTCTCAGAATTCCTCAAAGGAAGCCTTACGGTACCATGGAGAGCAATGTAAAGAAAGCTTTAAAG GTGGCTATAGATGATAAGGATAAGATCTTGGCTAGTATACCAGTAGACTTAAAAGACAAGGGCTCAGAACTGTATACAACTCTGATTGATGGAAAG GGTGGACTACAAGCACTTATAACGTCTATTAAGAAACAAGATCCTGATAAAGTGTCCCTTGGGCTGGCAGCATCACTAGATACTGTTGCGGATCTGGAGTTATTACAG GCATCTGGGTTGTCATTTCTACTTCCTCAGCAGTACTTAAACTATCCCAG GTTAGCAGGAAGAGGAACTGTGGAAATCACCATTGAGAAAGCTGATGGTTCGACTTTTTCAGCTGAAGCTGGAGGTGATCAAAGAAAGAGTGCTACAGTACAG ATCGTTATAGATGGATATTCAGCACCTCTAACCGCAGGGAATTTTGCAAAACTG GTAACTAGCGGTGCATATGATGGAGCCAAACTCAATACTGTAAACCAGGCTGTTATCACAGAGGATGGGAGTGGTAAGGTGGAGAGTGTTAGTGTTCCATTGGAAGTAATGCCTTCTGGACAATTCGAACCTCTCTACAGAACGCCATTGAGTGTCCAG GATGGGGAGTTACCAGTGCTTCCTTTATCGGTTTATGGAGCTGTAGCAATGGCGCACAGCGAAAACTCAGAAGAATACTCTTCTCCTTAccaattcttcttctacctATACGATAAAAGAAAC TCTGGCTTAGGAGGATTATCCTTTGACGAAGGACAGTTCTCGGTCTTCGG ATACACAATAGCAGGAAAAGATATTCTCGGGCAGATCAAGACTGGAGATATCATCAAATCTGCAAAACTAATTGAAGGCCAAGACCGCCTTAGTTTGCCTgttcaaaacaacaacatcaacgaATCCacttga